The following DNA comes from Castanea sativa cultivar Marrone di Chiusa Pesio chromosome 10, ASM4071231v1.
CTCAATTTCCAAACCgtcttaataaaatttcaatggCAAATGATGCAGACCCAAGATTTGGTAATCCAGCCAAAAACTTGAccatttattatgaaattgagGCCAAATGTTCACAATTTAATTCAGGAACCCTTGAAACTACAATACCAATTCACAGGTCGCCTAAACCTAAAACAGCTTAAaggaagaaataataataaaaacaaagcaCTTATGGCAATTTTTTTAGACCTTATATTAAACAGTTCACAACATCAGGTCGACAAATTCCAGGGGCAAAACCAGAAAATAAGTGATTACCAGTCAGAAGTGAGCTATTATTCTCGCTCCAGCTTTGGCGTCACTGCCGGCTGCAAACATAACCAGGGACAAAATGcaactttaaattttatgatCAGTCACAAATGCTAAATAAAACTTTGGGATTCATAAATAAGCAAGAAGAGCCTTTACACAACATTgactatagaaaaaaaaatggcaagaaACAAACCATCATTAACAAATAAGTGACAACTACCCAggaaaccaaaaagaaaaaagaaaatccccTGCCCGCCAAcagtcttaatttttttttttttaataaataagttaCACATGCATGGGTCTTGAACACTTGCAAGGGGAGGAGGTGCTAGTTGAGCCATtctaaacccttttttttttccagctaaACCCTAATATTGAGCAAACTGACAACATCCCCTTcccaaatcatttttttttaatttatatgtaaCTCCAAACTAATTATGAGAGAGAATGTTTAACATACCCATCACTATACAATCATATCCATCGACTCCATGCAGACAATGCACTCTAAATGGTGGCTAGTACCTCAGGCATTCAGTGGTTGATCTAAATGCTTTAGCCAAATACAGTGTTGCTAACGTGGCTAACACCtgtctactttttcttttctttttttgttcagGTCGCacgtggggggggggggggggtggggggaagGAGAGTATCAATAACATGagaatatacatacatacatacatatatatatatatatatatatatataacctagccaaaaaataaattaaataaaccaaTATGATGACTCAAGAACAAAAATGTGATGTAGGACTATTTAAAAAACCCGCCACCCAAACTGACATGTTTcacttttactttcttttttttttctttttttaattcggTTCTGGTTCAATGTTAGATATAGCAGGATGCGTCAGTTCATGCGAATAAATGTTTGTGACTGTCTGGGTATTCTATTTTGCACAGAGTCTATGGTAACTAGATCCCAAAGTTATAGCTATGGAGCTCAAATCAGGCAAAAGTGGCTAGTGCTTAATACTATACAACAATATGAACCATACCTTGCACTGAAGACCCATTAGGGCAGACCTCAACAACGTATCCCCAACAATCCATCTCaactttttaacaaaatcttcCCTACTAATCTTATTGCTCTGATGAAATACCAACAAAGAAAGAAcataatcaattataatttttttttaaaggaagaatTATAATCAATGATGTATAATACatcctttaaaaataattactaaCCTTGAATTGTTGATAATGAATGTTCACCAACTCCATATCTTTAGGAGATGTTTCTTTTGAGATAACTTCAAACAACTTGCCAAAAGGCATCCATGGCGATTTAGGAGTCTTCGAAGAGCTTGAACCAAGGGTCACAATCTTTTCTTGGCATTTCTTCCCAAGTTCTGGAAATGATTGACAATTCTCCTGCAGCATAGAGAATTAAAATTTCAACCCCAATCAGTGAACACATCATATTCCACAATTCTTGAGCTATAGGGCATGGGGAAGTGATAAACAGTCTCCCCAATCCTcttacacatacaacaccaatccaCCACAAGCACTTGCCACTTCCACAAATTATCAACAATCAAAAAATTTCCCAACGCCGCAATCCAAAGAAAGTACTTTCAATTTCCACAATGGCTTCCATGGAAAAGATTGCGGATTAGTGGGTTGTAATGCCCTATAATAATATTGAACTTCAAAAACTCCACTGATTGAAACATTACACTCAAAACCTCAAGGAGGATCCATGCTCTTAGGGGAAACCACAATGGGGTATTGTACATTTTTCCCTGGTACAATGGGGTATTGTACATTTTTCCCTGGTATTTATTTTTGGCAAGTTCAGTTGATAGTGTTACACTCCTACAGAGGGGGTTCGTGTTACACTCAAAACCTCAAGGAGGTTCCACTCTTTTAGGGGAAACCACAATgggattttgtatatttttcccGGGTTTTTATCTGTTGTTGCACTATTACTTTAAGATTGACTTTAGTTGATTTGTGTTAACATTTTAAAGTGTCAAATTAACGTTGTTATTTAATAtccatacaaaaaataaataggaaccttagtgattttttttttttttttaatccaaacaccaaaaactGTTTCCCTTGGCATTTTCACGAACACCACCGCACATTGGAAAACAATCAATTTTCCTTGAAACTGTTTGCAGCTAAAAACGTTTTATGCTGAAATAATTGGACTGAAAGTTTGGATAAGATTAAAGAGTTGTTGAATTGACATTTATAATAGAGGCCCGGGTAGTATCTaactcttttcattttcttttttcgcACCAATCACACTAAGTGTCATTTTACCAGTTGAATGGTACACAAGATAAAGAAAACCCAGGTATATATGCTCCCTATCAAGGATCGctgcaaacaaaacaaaatggccaacaaagaataaaatatataaagatcaTGCAAAAAAGCTTACTGATACTACTGGAGAGCGATACAGCTGCACCTGGCTTTGAGGCCCCTCACAAGTAGTTATTCCCGAAACATcaattctattttctttagcAAAAAGACATCCTGCCATAAAATCACAAAGTTCTCATGCTGCAATACTCGAAGGAAGTTCAAAATATTAGAACTTACTAAAAGCAGCTGATAAAAATTAAGGTCTCCATATATCCTCCACAAAGACATGGCTCAGACTCATAATAGACAGTACAATGTACATAAACTGCCTAGCCGTTTTTGGCCAGGTTGACTGTGTGTCTGTGTCCCATATCAAACAGATTCAAAAATCAAGATGAACTGCTACACGTGTATATAAGGTATACAAGATCATTTCCAAAGTTCTCCAAAGAGATAATACaataaatacaagaaaaaggaaataaagaaaaacataccACCATCAGCACTGGAAGACATCTTGAAACTGACAACAAACTCTGGAAAAATATGGgtattcatattcatattccAAACTATATAATGATGTGGGCTTTGAAGGCTATCAACTCCACTATCGAAGTTTTCAGTACTGGGACGACATTGTACAGATCCAGGACTGACAACCTCCACATTTCCCAATATCACACAACAGAACACTACGTATCTTATCCCACTTTCGTCATCATCACAATAACTTGCACTGTACAGAAAACAAGAGTTGAGTCCtcccaaaagaaataaaataagcacAACTCAAAGAAATATGATTATCCATCTGGTAGAGTTAAGACCAAGGGTTTCCCCAAATATAAATAGAGAGGAAAGGGGGTGGCAAAACCtgtattagaaaaataatttcccATGTGCTCAAACCTTGTACAACAGTCATAATCttcattataaatattcattgTAATTCAAATGTAGATCATATTTCCATGGGAGTTTCattcgtgtgtgtgtgtgtgtgtgtgtgaatacTGACCTTATATGCGTATAGTTTAATGGTGCAAGGTGAACTCCAATGCCATATGAGGACATCATTTTGTGTCCACCGTGCCCAAGTCCATATGTCATGATACTAGATAAAGCATCTTTGGTAGCAGCTAGCCAGCCGTATTGGACATTTGGATTGCCACGATTCTTCTTGGTAATTTCAACCTGCTTTTGAAATAGCTCTAGCCGAGTTTGCATCAAATCACTAGAGCAGCGCTTGACCTCTAGTATATTTGCACTTACAGATGAACCCATGCCCGTAACAAACTTTTCCTTCACGGTATCAAAGTCCAGCATTTCGTGCATAACTACGTACTTAGTTGTTCTATTTTCAGCAATTTGTTGATTTTCCCCCCTAGACTTGTGTGAACTGACATCTGAAGTTCGATTATAATTGTCACTGACTTCAAGATCCTCAGAGTTACTAACAGATTTTAGTTCAACTTTATTCCGCTTAGCACGAACATTTgactcttcaacacattcctcAGAATTAGAACTATTCACTTCAGTTAATCCAATCTCAAGCTGCAACTTGATATCAGGCATCTCATTTGGCTCTAGTAATGAAACAGTTGCATCGTCCTCTAACTTAGATTGGCAGAACTCACATGTTTCACTAACACAAGAGGGGAATTCTGGAAAGAAGCAACATCCTGCTTCATCAATCCAAGCAATGTACTTCTGTAAACCTGTTTTCAACTCCAATTCAATCATATACAAAATATCAAGCAATAAATGGCAGCCATTGAACTCCACATTCACTGCTGCATTTTTCAAGTGAAAATGTCTCCTGACCAACTCCACAATGTCTTGAGGATAATCAGTCCACTCACCATTTTGATAATACAAAAATCGTTGAGGAAGCCCACTTTTACTGAAATTCATATAGTTTTTAAGTAAAGATCTCTTTGAGAATGATCCACACTGAGTTTTGCATGAATCTGATCTCTTACGCTTACCGACCTTGCCAAAAGATAAGTTCAAGCCAGACTGTTGTGACAACACTTGTTGGCGAactctaactattttttttgtgcattgAGCTGCCCTTTCCCTGTCCAAATAGACAGCATTTCTTGCCCCATCATCCAATACTTGGGCCCACTTTGCTTCCATTATCTACAAGAACTATCACTATTCACAAAGTAGATCCTAAACACTAACTATAAAAGTAATGTACGAGTCTTCACTTGAATATCTGGGATGGAGGACCCAATCAACAGAAAAGGATTTTGCaaaacctgaaaaaaaaaaattataaaaaaaaaaaatcacttcacATTTCTCACATGAACATATCTCAGTCATAATTTTCtgcaaaaaagaagatattctGTCATgagggttttcttttcttttttcattttctttttttgtgcagAGAGTACTAGGTTAGAGCCTTCTTATAATAACCATgtgataaaatataattttaactcAAATGAAAATGAAACATCAAAAATTGAATTCCAAATATCAGAGGAATAGATACTAATACTATGagataaaccaaaaataaaaaagaagaccgtataaaaaaataaaaataaaaaaagaataataaacaATCTGGAAAAAATGCATTAAATACAAAACCAAGGAGCGTAGTTCAAATGACACCTTGTTTCCCCATAAGAACGTAGTGGGAGTGGTTTCATGGGTTCAAAACCCAATGGGTGTGAGTGTAACTTCCAATCCAGTATCAACATGAATTTTACATAGAAAATTgagcaataaaaaaatttaattttacattGTCAAATGCACCCCTCCCCCTGCAATTCATTTCTACAACCATTCTTTGCCTCTTTCACTCTCTCAGTTTCTTCCTTCCTACTCAAccatttttctttgattgtttgtttctaaattttgatgaaaatttgttaataatttttcattcaattttaattgaatatGCACTgagaaactttttataaaaaaaaattatcaaatagaCTTTGTATAGAATctaattgtttatatttgttactatatatatatatatatatgtattataagTTATATTTGTAACTATTTATgtacaaataaaatatgaaagcATGTTAACCAGATCAATTTTTGGGTAATGTATTCTGCCAAACAATATAACTCTTTCATTAATATGCGGGGTAATGTATTCTgtcaaacaaaataacacaTTTATTAATATGGTATGGTGAAATAGGTTGAGTTCCTCAAACAAACGACAATTCTACTCCTTCCAAACAATTGCATCAAACAACCCGGTACCATGTTACAAAAATCAGAGCAATGCTTTCCGAACCAATTCCTCCAACAAAACAGCAAACTCACAACAAAACCTAGCATGACCCAATGGATCCAAAATATCTAAAACACACCCCCCACAAAGCATGGGCAGCCCTGGGAAGCACGGGTGTGGCTCCaaggccgccgcacccgcacccgcacccgcacccgcacccgcacctgCACCCGACTCGCATTGATGCGCCGATTCaccacttctttttcttttgtttattctCTGATTCAAGCCAAAACCAGCCGAAATCTGCCGAAACCCTCCGAAACTAGCCAAGAAAATGGCCgaaacacaaattttaaaataaaataaaataaaaaatttaaaatcttgagttgatttcttatttatttattaaattattatatatttgtcatcttatttgtaggttaaataACGTAAATTGAAATTAGTCAACTATTTGAAGTTATTATTGCTCTTAAATGGGTATGTGTTTACcattataagaaaatatatttaataatgtgtaaataaaaatatatttaataatttattaataaacataTCCCGCTGCACatgcaccctactttttcaaaacttGCCGAGTCGCCACACCGCACCGCACCCAAACCCGAATCCACATTCTTCCTAGGGGCAACCTCACAATGAAATAAGAGGATCCACATTACTTTGACACGTACAACACCAATTCACTAATGGCAATCCCCTCTCTTCATCAAATTATCCATCATGAGGATCCGACCTAGAGTTGCTGCCCACATAAAGAACACAACCCTTTTAAGAACCTTAATGGACCAAATACCTTACCATGGAAATGGGGAATTAGTAGTACCCTGAATCTCTTGACAAAGACAGAGTATCGAACTGACCACTTCCTTTGAGACACCGACACAACTTGTCACTCCCCTCACCCCTTGGAACTTGAGAATAAATATTAGGGTTGTCCAACTGGTTGGATGACCTGACCAAACCGATCGGACCCGCCCGACCTGAAGCCCCACGGTTAGTTTCAAATACCTAAGCCAGTCAAATGCGGGTCTAATTACTACAAAACCCGAAGTTTCAATTTGAGTGATGGTTTAAAAGTTTGAAAACCGTAGCGACCGACCCAATCGAAACTACTGTACCATTTGCGAATTTAATTTCACTTTCACGCGGGCAGGTAAGTTTCTCCATGATGGAATAGACTCTGTGTTTTTTCATGTCAATGGGCAGTAGCTATTCACCACAAATTAACCATAAAAAAAGTTGTCATGTTAGTAGCTATTCACCACAAAactaactataaaaaaattgtttgaacCAATGTTTAGTAGGCAGATTAGCTATTCACGTCTGTTTGAACTTTTGAATCAATGTTAGGCAATAGCTATTCCCGTGAGCATTAATGGCTTTGTCCTATTGTAGTTGTTGGGCTCAATGCAATTTCACCTTTATAAACCATaagaaaacaataatattaatgaCTCCCATATTCCCAGTCCGCATCTCATAACTTCTCTTTAAAATTCAAACCGTAGCTGGACTATTCCCTACCATCCATCACCATTGCCGAcgagtttcacttcttgtttGCTGACgagttttgctttttgtttgttACCATGTGTTGGGTCTCCTCTTTCTCAAGTATGATTTCAAAATCTCATTTCCCTCTTTATCTTCTCTCACTTCCCTCTTTATCTCCGTTCCAAGCTCATAGATATTTGGTTTTTGCTATTTTAATgtttgatttctctctctttctccatttcaagctttttctttgcttgattttccCTCTCCTTTTGTTCTTTTCCTTCAAACCGATCACCCAACGAATCCAACCTACCAAACCGAAGAACCAAGACAAACAGTTTCAACCGACCATTCGGTTAACAACAGGTGAGAATTCTGTTCACCTAACTAGAGTGGGTCAAGTGACGATTTGACCCCAAACCCGATCCGCCTAACCCATGGACAGCCCTAATAAATATAATCAAGAAAAGAGAATATTGCTTCTAAATCCCAATCATGAAAACTTATGTTAAGTCTCAGATTCCAACTCCTATAATCCCCATCCAACTAGTGgctcaaaatatataaaagcttAAAATATTAGGGTAGAGAAGCTTAAGAGGCCCACCAATTATGCCAAAAAAGAATATGATTACCCTCTCCAACTTCAAAAACCAAATGTTGAGAAAATCTATCCCATCATGCTCTAATACCAACCCACCTTGTCCTCCCCATATTTAGTGGCAATAACCCTTCACcatatataagaatttaaaATGTCCAAACCTCCATAACCATTTCCCTAGCAATGCTTGAAATACACAATCCTCCTGAACCCCAAACCACTTGCATCAACGGGTGAACAAACCTTGTCCCATGCCACCAAGGAGTATTCAAAGCCCTCCTCTGATgctccccacaatatatatatatatatatatctcattgAATTCTTTCCAATCTATTAGCCACAAATTTAAGGATGGTaaacaaagattaaaagaaTGTTGGAAGGCTAGTACTCTTCAACAAAGTGAGTCTACCTCCCTTTGATAAGTAGAGTTGCTTCCAACCTAAAAATTTCctttccatcttctccaaaatgcaATTCCAAATA
Coding sequences within:
- the LOC142613165 gene encoding inactive poly [ADP-ribose] polymerase RCD1-like — its product is MEAKWAQVLDDGARNAVYLDRERAAQCTKKIVRVRQQVLSQQSGLNLSFGKVGKRKRSDSCKTQCGSFSKRSLLKNYMNFSKSGLPQRFLYYQNGEWTDYPQDIVELVRRHFHLKNAAVNVEFNGCHLLLDILYMIELELKTGLQKYIAWIDEAGCCFFPEFPSCVSETCEFCQSKLEDDATVSLLEPNEMPDIKLQLEIGLTEVNSSNSEECVEESNVRAKRNKVELKSVSNSEDLEVSDNYNRTSDVSSHKSRGENQQIAENRTTKYVVMHEMLDFDTVKEKFVTGMGSSVSANILEVKRCSSDLMQTRLELFQKQVEITKKNRGNPNVQYGWLAATKDALSSIMTYGLGHGGHKMMSSYGIGVHLAPLNYTHISASYCDDDESGIRYVVFCCVILGNVEVVSPGSVQCRPSTENFDSGVDSLQSPHHYIVWNMNMNTHIFPEFVVSFKMSSSADGGCLFAKENRIDVSGITTCEGPQSQVQLYRSPVVSENCQSFPELGKKCQEKIVTLGSSSSKTPKSPWMPFGKLFEVISKETSPKDMELVNIHYQQFKSNKISREDFVKKLRWIVGDTLLRSALMGLQCKPAVTPKLERE